CAGTGCGCCGGTGGTGAGGGTCAGGTCTTTACCGGAACCGATCGTGCCGTAGTTGTTAAGGTTGGCGGCGCTGATGATCAGGTCGCCGCTGGAGGTCAAACGGCCTTGGTTGTTCAACTCGCCATTGATGTTAACCGTGGTGTTGCCACCACCGGCGATGCTGGTCGTCGCGTTGAGGGTCAGTTGATTGGCTTTGAGTGTCAGATCACCGAGGCTGCTGGTGCGACCATTGCCGCTGTAGTTGCCCCAGAGGGTCAGATTGAGTTTGCCATCGCTGGCGATCAAGCCATCGTTATTCCAATTGCCGCCGTTGCCGGTCAATTGGCTGACCGCCAACAATTGGCCGCCGGATGTCTGATTGAGGCTGTTGACGTTGACGGTCAGGCGATCGGCCTGGATCACGCTGCTGTTGGTCCAGCTGTCGGCGTTGAGCGTCAGGCTGCCACGGGTGACGAAGGTGCCGCCGGCGCTGCCGATTTGACCCGTCGCGATATCGAAAATACCGGTACCGACGTGCAGCACGTTGCCGCTGACGTTCAGCAAACTACCGGCAGTGAGGGTCAGGTTGGTGTTGGCGGATTCCACGGTGCCATTGCGGTTGTCGAACAGGCCCCCGATGGCGAACGCGGTTTTACCATTGTCGCCCAGTGCGCGAAGTTGACCGGTCTGGTTGTCGAGGCTGGCGGCGGTGATGGTCAGCGTGCTTTCACTTTCGATGATGCCCAGGCGGTTGTTCAATGCACCGCGCAGGCTCAGGTCGATCTGTTGCCCGCCGATCTGCCCGTCGTTGTCGCCGCTGTTGTCGAAGTTATTGCCGGTGACGCTGACCCGACCCTTGGCGTAGAGGCCGCCATTGCGGTTGTCGAAGTTGCCGTTGGTGCCGGTGTCGACGATGGCGTCACCGGTTTGCGCGGTGATACGCCCGCCATAGTTGTCGAGGCCGGCCAGTGCCTTGAGGTTCAGGCTCTGGGCCTGAATGACCCCGCCCTGACGGTTATTGTTCAGGTCATAGCCGTTGCGCAGTACGCCAGAGATATGGCTGCTGAAGGCGCCTTGCAGGCTGGAGAGCACACCGCCACGGCTGTCGAGGCTGGCGGCGGTGATGTCGAGGTTGCCGCCCTTGGCAACGATGCGCCCGCTCTGGTTATCGATGGCGCCGCCGGTTTTCACCGTCAGGTCGCCCTGGCTTTGCAGGGTGCCCTTGGCGTTGTCGATGCTGGCGGCGTTGAGTGTCAGGCCGGCGTTGCTGCTGAAGATCTGACCGTTGGCGCTGTTCTGTACGACGCCACTGGCCGTGATCGTCAACAATTCACTGGCCGCGACAGTGCCGCCATTGCGGTTATCGAGGCCACCGGTCAACAGGCTCAGCAAAGCCTGGCTTGCAAGCTGGCCGCCCTGGTTGTCGACCTGCTGCGCGCGCTAAATCACCAGCGGGCCGTTGCTCGCCAGTTTGCCGCTGGTATTGGTCAGGGTGCCGAGCAAATCGAGGGTGATCGCGCCCTTGCCCGCGAAGGTACCGGCGCTGTTGTTCAGATCGGTACCGGTGAAGCTGATGTCCTGCTGGGCATTGATGGTTGCATTGGCGTTGCTGAGGGTTTGGGCCTGGATATCCAGAGCGGCGCCGCTGTCGATCAAACCACCCTGGGCGTTATTCAGTGTTCCGGCAATGACGAAAGTTTGCGCACCGGCACTGGAAAGAATGCCGTTGTCGCTGTTGTCGAGGCTGGCCGCCGTGACCTTCAACGTGCCGTTACTGACCAGAGCGCCTGCGTTGCTGTTACGCACGGCACCGGTGAGGTCCACCAGCACGTCACCGTCGCGGCTCGACAAGGTGCCCTCATTACGGTTGTCGAGGCTGCCGCCTAGAAGGCTCAGGTTTTGCCAACCGGAAATCAGTCCATGGAGGTTAGTGGTGGTATCGGCGGTGAGGTCCAGTTGCTGACGGCTGATGAGTTTGCCGTCGCTGTTGTCCAGGTTGCGGCCCGTCAGCGTGTAGCTTTGGCTGCTGGAGAGTTCACCGCTGCGGTTGTTCAAGTCCCGCAGGTTGCGGATGCTCAGTTGACCGGTGGTGGTGATCAGGCCGTTGGCGTTGTTCAGGTCGCCCATGACGCCGCTGAAGTCGATGGTAATGGCACTGCCGAGCAACGAGCCGCCGTTCTGATTGTTCAAACTCGCCGCGTTGATGTTCAGGTTTTGGGTGGCGTTGATCAGCCCCTTGTCCTGGTTATCGAGCTGGCCGGTAACCCGAAGATCGAGGTTGGTGCGGCTGGTAAGGGTGCCCTCGTTGTTGTTCAGGCTTCCGGCCTGTACATCGACGCTTTGCGCCGCGATCACGCCTTTGACGTTGGTCAGGGACTGCTGCACGCGCAGGGTCACGGCCTGGTTGCCGAGCAGTTTGCCGTTGCTGTTGTCGAGGCTGTCGGCCGCCAGCGTGAACGCTTGGGCACTGGAAATTTCGCCGTTGCGGTTGTCCACTTGCGCGAGGTTTTTTAGCACCAGCAACGGGGCGTTAATCAAACCGTTCTGGTTGTTCAGCTCGCCGTGATTCAGATCCAGCGCCAACGACGTAGCGCTGGTGAGCTGCCCACCATCATGCTGATCGAGACTGACGACACTGGCGGTCAGCGCTTTGTTGCTGGCAATCCGGCCCCCGCTGCTGTTATCGACCTTGCCGGCATTGAGGCTCAGGGCGTCGAGGCTGGTGAGTTTGCCGCCCTGATTATTCACCGTCGCCGTGGCGGTGATGCTCAAGGCCTGACCGGCGTTCACCAGCCCTGCCACGTTATCCAGAGTCGCCATGCGCAACGTCGCGGCGGCCAGGCTCGAGAGTTCGCCAGCGCGATTGTTCAGATAACCAAGGGTGGCGTTGAGATTACCGGTACTGGTAATCAGACCATTGCCATTGAGGACCTGATTGGCCGCGAGATTGAGACTGCCGTTACTCAACACCCGACCTTTGTTCTGGTTATCCAGGGTCCCGGCGGTGATGTTGGCGGTTTGCCCGGCGCTCAGCGTACCGCCCTGGTTAGTCAGGGTCTGCGCGGCATTCGCGGTGAGATTGCGACTGGCAACCACGCTTTTGCCGCTGTTGTTGAGATTCTGCGCGCTCAGGCTCACATCACCCGTGGCGTTACGGCTGGTGTCAGCATTGACCCCGGCTTCGATGATGCTGTTGTTGGTCAGCACACCACCGGCACTCAGAACGATGCTGTCTCGCGCCGCAAGGGTTTGCTGGTTTGTCAGGTTGCCTTGGGTTTGTACGTTGACGGAGGTGCCGGCATAAACCGGGCCTTGGGCATCAAGGCTGGCGGCTTTGACATTCACCGCACCGGCAGCAGAAGTCTGCGCCAGGCTGAGATGGCCATTGGCGTCGAGCTGGATATCACCACCGCTGGCGGCCAGGTTGCCGTCGAGTTTCACCCCGACCCCGGCTTCGGTGCCGACCAGTTTGATCGCCCCGGCGTACATCCCGCCCAAGGCCGATGAGTCGATGGCCAGTTGCGGCTTGGCGCTGCCGTCATCGGCGCGGGCGGTGGCGTTGAGGTTGTCGGCATTGACGTCGTTGCGACCGGCGACGATGGTCAGGTTTTTCGCCTGAATCTCGGCGTTGATCTTCGCGCTGCGGGTGATGATTTCGAAGCTGTCGACGTTGTTGGCATTGAGCCCGACGCCATCAATCGTGACGCTGCCCTGATCGACCTGAAAGCGATCCAGTCGACCGTTGTCGAGCACCGGTTTGCCGGTGGTCAACGTCACGCGTGGCGTGTTGATGAAACCGCAACCGTTGCAGCTGATGCCGTAGGGGTTGGCGACGATGACCCGCGCCGATTGCCCCGCCACTTCGGTGTAACCGTGCAACTGGCTCGGGCTGCCACCGACGACTTCGTTGAGGATGGTTTGCGCCGCGGCCCGGTTGGTCAGGTTGGGGTTGCCGACGATGATCCCGCCCAGTTGCGTCGCGCCGGTCTGCGCGGCGACGTTGTTGAGGATGACGCCTTGGGTGCCGACGTTGTAATCCTGAAACTGGTTATGCGACAGGCCGGTGCCGTTGGGGGTGGCGATCTGGATGATCGGCACGCCATTGCCCGCCTGACCGAGGCTGGTGCCCGGTGTAGCCACGACGATGCCATCGGCCTGCGCCCACATCGGTTGCCAAAACATCACGTTGGCCAACAGGAACGCCAGTCCGCGCTTGGGCATGCCCAGGAAGTGCTCGCGGGTTTTCACGGCGGCAGAAGGTTGGCGAGCGAGAAAAGCGTAGTGGCGAACGTCCATGTGAAAGGTCCCGATGCAGCGAAATTAGAGGAAGAAATCCAGGCGGAAATAGATCGGCGCTTCGCGCTCGGTCAGGGTGTCCGGACGTTCCAGGGAATGGGCAAAAGTCACGCTGGCGGCCACATGCTGACCCCGGGCGAACAACTCCACGGAATCGCTGGACAGGCGCCCGTGCTGATCGCCGTTATAGCGGTCGCCACGGATCACACCCTGGTCGTAACCGAGGCTGGTGCCGTACTCGGCGAACACCGGGCGCAGCCATTCCAAAGTGATCGGATGGCTCCAGCGCAGTTCGTTGCGCCAGTAGCCGCCGCTGTCACCGGACAACGACTGGTCCTTGTAACCACGGATCGAAGACAGCCCTCCGAGGCTGGTGCGCTGCGGGCTGAACAGCACGTCTTCACTACGCTGGCCGGTCATCAGGCTGCTGAAACTGAAGGACTCGCCCCACAGCTTGAACGGCTGCAGATAACTCGCGGTGGCGGTGTATTTGCGGTAACGCGCGTTCGGCTCGCCGGGGCCCGGATCACCGTTACCCTGGGCGTCGAACGCGCCGATGCCTTGTTGCATGCCCAGGTCGAGGTTGACGAAGGCACTGCCGACCCGCCGACCGTGGTTGATGCCGAACTGCGCTTCGCTGATGCGGTTGCTGCTCAGCTTGAGCTTGCTGTCTTCGATGAAGTTGTTGGTGCGCAGGTACGACAGGCCGGTGCTGAGGGAGGTCTTGCTCAGGGCGTCGCGATGGATCACCCGCTCGGCGCGCAACTGATGGTTTTCGCTGTCGCCGGTCTGCTTGAAATTGAAACCGTTGGCCTGGGCTTGCGAGCGGTACTCGCTCTGGCTGTAGGTGTAACTGAAGTTCCACCAGCCCCACGGCACGCTGTAATTGAGCAGCGCGTTGTTGGAGGTGTGCAGGTGATCGCTCACCGCATCATGACCGCCGCGCAGCATCAACTGATCGGCCAGGCCCAGCGGGCTGTCCCAGTCAAACGTCGTGCCCCACTGCTGCTCGCCGGTGCTGCGCTGGCCGTCGTTACTGCGCGACAACCCGACACGCCACGGCTTCTGCGGGGTGTTCTTGACCAACACCTCGCTGCCACCGACGTTCTTGCCCGGGGACAACTCCATCTGCGCCTGATTCGACGGCAAGCGGTTGAGCTGATCCACCATCTGCTCGATTTCCCGCAGATTGACCAGCTCCCCGCTCCTGCCGGGGAAAGCCATCCCCAGTTCGCGCTCCGACAGCTGGCTGCCCTCCGCGCCCTTCAACCCTTCGAGCCGGCCCTCGACCACCAGCACCTTCAGATGCCCGCCGGACAAATCCTGCTGCGGCAAGTAGGCACGG
The Pseudomonas sp. GR 6-02 genome window above contains:
- a CDS encoding two-partner secretion domain-containing protein, whose amino-acid sequence is MDVRHYAFLARQPSAAVKTREHFLGMPKRGLAFLLANVMFWQPMWAQADGIVVATPGTSLGQAGNGVPIIQIATPNGTGLSHNQFQDYNVGTQGVILNNVAAQTGATQLGGIIVGNPNLTNRAAAQTILNEVVGGSPSQLHGYTEVAGQSARVIVANPYGISCNGCGFINTPRVTLTTGKPVLDNGRLDRFQVDQGSVTIDGVGLNANNVDSFEIITRSAKINAEIQAKNLTIVAGRNDVNADNLNATARADDGSAKPQLAIDSSALGGMYAGAIKLVGTEAGVGVKLDGNLAASGGDIQLDANGHLSLAQTSAAGAVNVKAASLDAQGPVYAGTSVNVQTQGNLTNQQTLAARDSIVLSAGGVLTNNSIIEAGVNADTSRNATGDVSLSAQNLNNSGKSVVASRNLTANAAQTLTNQGGTLSAGQTANITAGTLDNQNKGRVLSNGSLNLAANQVLNGNGLITSTGNLNATLGYLNNRAGELSSLAAATLRMATLDNVAGLVNAGQALSITATATVNNQGGKLTSLDALSLNAGKVDNSSGGRIASNKALTASVVSLDQHDGGQLTSATSLALDLNHGELNNQNGLINAPLLVLKNLAQVDNRNGEISSAQAFTLAADSLDNSNGKLLGNQAVTLRVQQSLTNVKGVIAAQSVDVQAGSLNNNEGTLTSRTNLDLRVTGQLDNQDKGLINATQNLNINAASLNNQNGGSLLGSAITIDFSGVMGDLNNANGLITTTGQLSIRNLRDLNNRSGELSSSQSYTLTGRNLDNSDGKLISRQQLDLTADTTTNLHGLISGWQNLSLLGGSLDNRNEGTLSSRDGDVLVDLTGAVRNSNAGALVSNGTLKVTAASLDNSDNGILSSAGAQTFVIAGTLNNAQGGLIDSGAALDIQAQTLSNANATINAQQDISFTGTDLNNSAGTFAGKGAITLDLLGTLTNTSGKLASNGPLVI
- a CDS encoding ShlB/FhaC/HecB family hemolysin secretion/activation protein — its product is MYPPALVARLCLALLCLSPLNLAHAAPTPGETDLIRERQDRLLDEQRRRLEELKELPGKAAQPAPPTAPADARCFPIKDIELKGADSLSDSEKNRLLKPYIGQCLGVTQLNELLKVITDHYIEKGLVTSRAYLPQQDLSGGHLKVLVVEGRLEGLKGAEGSQLSERELGMAFPGRSGELVNLREIEQMVDQLNRLPSNQAQMELSPGKNVGGSEVLVKNTPQKPWRVGLSRSNDGQRSTGEQQWGTTFDWDSPLGLADQLMLRGGHDAVSDHLHTSNNALLNYSVPWGWWNFSYTYSQSEYRSQAQANGFNFKQTGDSENHQLRAERVIHRDALSKTSLSTGLSYLRTNNFIEDSKLKLSSNRISEAQFGINHGRRVGSAFVNLDLGMQQGIGAFDAQGNGDPGPGEPNARYRKYTATASYLQPFKLWGESFSFSSLMTGQRSEDVLFSPQRTSLGGLSSIRGYKDQSLSGDSGGYWRNELRWSHPITLEWLRPVFAEYGTSLGYDQGVIRGDRYNGDQHGRLSSDSVELFARGQHVAASVTFAHSLERPDTLTEREAPIYFRLDFFL